A genomic region of Chitinimonas arctica contains the following coding sequences:
- the pseI gene encoding pseudaminic acid synthase: protein MSAFKIGHRAIGLDAPPFVIAEMSGNHNQSLERALAIVEAAAKAGAHALKLQTYTPDTMTLNLDEGEFHIGDPNSLWAGSSLYKLYGEAYTPWEWHQPLFERANALGMLAFSTPFDESAVDFLESLQVPAYKIASFENTDIPLIRKVAATGKPMIISTGMANVAELDESVRAAREAGCAQLILLKCTSTYPATPANTHLRTIPHLRDLFGCEVGLSDHTMGVGASVAAVALGATVLEKHFTLRRADGGVDASFSLEPDEMAALVVETERAWQALGQVQYGATSAEQKSLVFRRSLYVVADVAAGETLSHANVRAIRPGLGLPPKHLELVIGRRAGQAIKRGTPLAWSLLA, encoded by the coding sequence ATGAGTGCCTTCAAGATCGGCCATCGCGCCATCGGACTGGATGCGCCGCCCTTTGTCATCGCGGAGATGAGCGGCAACCACAACCAATCATTGGAGCGGGCCTTGGCCATCGTCGAGGCGGCGGCCAAGGCGGGCGCCCACGCGCTCAAATTGCAGACCTATACGCCCGACACCATGACGCTGAACCTGGACGAGGGCGAGTTCCATATCGGCGATCCGAACAGTCTCTGGGCCGGCAGCTCGCTGTATAAGCTGTACGGCGAGGCCTATACCCCGTGGGAATGGCACCAGCCCCTGTTCGAACGGGCAAACGCGCTGGGCATGCTGGCGTTCTCCACGCCCTTCGACGAGTCGGCGGTGGATTTCCTGGAAAGCCTGCAGGTGCCGGCCTACAAGATCGCCAGCTTCGAGAACACCGATATTCCCTTGATACGCAAGGTGGCCGCGACCGGTAAACCCATGATCATTTCCACCGGCATGGCCAATGTCGCCGAGCTGGACGAAAGCGTGCGGGCGGCCCGCGAGGCGGGTTGCGCGCAGCTGATCCTGCTCAAGTGCACCAGTACCTATCCCGCTACGCCGGCCAATACCCATCTACGTACCATTCCACACCTGCGCGACCTGTTTGGCTGCGAGGTCGGCCTGAGCGACCACACCATGGGGGTGGGCGCATCGGTTGCCGCGGTGGCATTGGGCGCGACCGTGCTGGAGAAGCATTTCACCCTGCGGCGCGCCGATGGTGGCGTCGATGCCAGTTTTTCGCTGGAGCCGGACGAAATGGCCGCCCTGGTGGTGGAAACCGAGCGGGCCTGGCAGGCCTTGGGCCAGGTGCAATACGGCGCCACCAGCGCCGAACAGAAGTCACTGGTATTTCGCCGCTCGCTCTATGTGGTGGCGGACGTGGCGGCTGGCGAGACGCTTAGCCATGCCAATGTCCGCGCCATCCGCCCCGGCTTGGGTCTGCCGCCCAAGCACCTCGAACTGGTCATCGGGCGCCGCGCCGGCCAAGCCATCAAGCGCGGCACGCCCCTGGCCTGGTCCCTGCTGGCATGA
- a CDS encoding Gfo/Idh/MocA family protein, with product MMRAGLIGCGRIGCEFDSDAERIGIYTHAAAWRAAEGVELYAIADPDPAKLANCGERYAIPLERRYTDPAAMLATEMLQLVSIAAPDRFHAGLAEQALSTPGMRGVLLEKPLALSVEEGARLVEQAAARRIALAVNYSRRYCPAHERVRAALSSGSLGRIQQVGGFYGKGIRHNGSHWLDLLRHLLGPLAALQAWSGAAADFEGDPSPDLRIRTAQGVQASLLACDHQAFSLFEMDIVAERGRIRILESGHRIEWYEVADSPYYSGYRLPVLREQDGSGMRDLLLAAVADLRDAVHTGRQPRCNGQDGLAALQAAEAAVRSLASGRQEPLP from the coding sequence ATGATGCGGGCCGGCCTGATCGGCTGCGGCCGCATCGGTTGCGAATTCGACAGCGATGCCGAACGGATCGGCATCTATACCCACGCCGCAGCCTGGCGCGCTGCCGAAGGCGTGGAGTTGTACGCCATCGCCGATCCCGATCCGGCCAAATTGGCCAACTGCGGCGAACGCTATGCCATCCCGCTCGAACGGCGCTATACCGATCCCGCCGCCATGCTGGCCACGGAGATGCTGCAACTGGTCAGCATCGCAGCGCCGGACCGGTTCCACGCAGGTCTGGCCGAACAAGCCTTGTCCACACCCGGTATGCGCGGTGTGTTGCTGGAAAAACCGCTGGCCTTGAGCGTGGAGGAGGGCGCCCGCCTGGTGGAACAGGCCGCCGCTCGCCGGATCGCCCTGGCGGTGAACTATTCCCGCCGCTACTGCCCCGCCCACGAACGGGTCAGGGCCGCGCTGAGCAGTGGGAGCCTGGGACGCATCCAGCAGGTCGGCGGCTTCTATGGCAAGGGAATACGCCATAACGGCAGCCATTGGCTGGATCTGCTGCGCCATCTGCTGGGCCCGCTCGCCGCGCTGCAGGCCTGGTCCGGCGCAGCGGCCGATTTCGAGGGCGATCCCAGCCCGGATTTACGTATCCGGACGGCCCAGGGCGTTCAAGCCAGCCTGCTGGCCTGCGATCATCAAGCCTTCAGCCTGTTCGAAATGGATATCGTGGCCGAACGCGGCCGCATACGCATCCTGGAAAGCGGCCATCGCATCGAATGGTATGAAGTGGCCGACAGCCCCTATTACAGCGGCTACCGCTTGCCCGTGCTGCGCGAACAGGATGGCAGCGGCATGCGCGATCTGCTGCTGGCGGCGGTAGCGGACTTGCGCGATGCCGTGCACACCGGCCGCCAGCCGCGCTGCAATGGCCAGGATGGCCTGGCTGCCTTGCAGGCAGCCGAGGCGGCGGTCCGTTCCCTGGCGAGTGGCCGACAGGAGCCGCTCCCGTGA